The Acidianus manzaensis genome has a window encoding:
- a CDS encoding YncE family protein, producing the protein MYIYLSRYNRYVLSSLLLVLFLLSITSLAISVSNISSGAGPSYGVYVNGEVYFVAQSANELQVIKGDSIVQTYPLPHFGKAVPFKIAYGDGYFFIAYEKGPFIQLNSKLHDVNNYTINEIGNYPDIIYAGNYAIVTASYGNSVYFISPSGKITEVTVMSSPQALAYDNYTNIVYVGAYSNNSIYGISLSSLSVIKKFTINDSTIESMAFVPPDILAVATYDQQVEFINLTNDKIIHTVTFTGGINGYSQIIYANGFLYLSLAHQNDQVAVMNTSGALIDLVTVGNGPNGIVYDPSDNDIYVMAYSSNQVNYFTALTPSVPHTTVHVSTINYPLIAGIAVVVLVIIGIVVFIRRR; encoded by the coding sequence ATGTATATATATTTAAGCAGATATAATAGATACGTTTTATCTTCATTACTTTTAGTTTTGTTTTTATTGAGTATAACGTCATTAGCAATTTCTGTAAGTAACATAAGCAGTGGTGCAGGTCCAAGTTATGGAGTTTACGTTAATGGGGAAGTATATTTTGTAGCTCAATCAGCTAATGAATTGCAAGTTATTAAAGGTGATAGTATCGTTCAAACTTATCCTTTACCGCATTTCGGAAAAGCAGTTCCTTTCAAAATAGCTTATGGCGATGGGTATTTCTTTATAGCTTATGAGAAAGGACCTTTTATTCAACTAAATAGTAAATTACACGATGTTAACAATTATACGATAAATGAAATAGGAAACTATCCAGATATCATTTATGCAGGTAATTATGCTATAGTTACTGCATCTTATGGAAATTCTGTCTACTTTATTTCTCCTTCAGGAAAGATAACTGAAGTTACTGTAATGAGTTCTCCTCAAGCATTAGCTTATGATAATTACACTAACATAGTATATGTAGGAGCTTACAGTAATAATTCAATTTACGGAATTTCTCTTTCCTCTTTATCTGTGATAAAGAAATTTACTATAAATGATAGCACAATTGAATCTATGGCTTTCGTTCCTCCAGATATATTAGCTGTAGCAACATATGATCAGCAAGTTGAGTTTATCAATTTAACAAATGATAAAATTATCCATACAGTTACATTTACTGGAGGAATTAATGGGTATTCTCAAATAATATATGCAAATGGTTTTCTATATTTATCATTAGCTCATCAAAATGATCAAGTAGCGGTTATGAATACGTCTGGAGCACTTATTGATCTGGTTACAGTAGGTAATGGTCCTAATGGTATTGTATATGACCCTAGTGATAATGATATTTATGTCATGGCATATAGTTCTAATCAAGTTAATTATTTTACAGCATTAACTCCTTCAGTACCTCATACTACAGTTCATGTATCAACAATAAACTATCCTCTTATTGCAGGAATTGCTGTAGTAGTTTTAGTTATCATAGGAATAGTAGTTTTCATAAGGAGGAGGTGA
- a CDS encoding ABC transporter ATP-binding protein: protein MSFVFIKDLEVTYPDNEYPSIQIPELKINEGESVLITGKSGCGKSTLINVINGIIPKLIEADVKGEIKIFGEDISSLSVHQISKRVGTLLQDPDSQILNYFVKDEIAFPLQNLNYSKEEILKRINEVTDWVGIKHLLNRETFTLSGGEKQRTVLASILAMNPKALILDEPTSSLDSKATKDVIDKIKDIIKSDGVKSRNEERVKSIIIVEHKVTKVLPFVDRILVMDKGKIIYDLRKNDAILMAEELEKIGIEMPIRRKENIQRREGKIVLNATIKVTKDTHYLVNTEVSLSEGITALMGVNGSGKSTLLKAIAGLLPKDLKFEGSISIENKNNIEKMKIDKRGKLIAYLPQDVDLLFIKRTVEKELAYSMKLRNKKINESILQKYLNDFSLTEVKDRDPLLLSIGQKRRTALAITMISNVKVLLLDEPTTGQDWYHRKMLGEDLRKLKGVAILVVTHDPRFTYYYTDNVLLMDNGKIVYSGKPEEALKVASKEEIISEEELKEIEG, encoded by the coding sequence ATGTCTTTTGTTTTTATAAAAGATCTAGAGGTGACTTATCCAGATAATGAATATCCAAGTATCCAAATTCCAGAATTGAAAATTAATGAAGGAGAATCAGTTCTAATAACTGGAAAATCAGGTTGTGGAAAATCTACTTTAATAAACGTGATAAATGGTATTATTCCGAAATTAATTGAAGCCGATGTTAAAGGAGAAATAAAAATATTTGGAGAAGATATTTCTTCTCTTTCTGTTCATCAAATTTCTAAAAGAGTTGGAACATTACTTCAAGATCCAGATAGTCAGATTTTGAATTATTTCGTGAAAGATGAGATAGCTTTTCCTTTACAGAATTTGAATTATTCTAAAGAAGAAATCTTAAAAAGGATAAACGAAGTGACTGACTGGGTAGGAATAAAACATCTTTTAAATAGGGAAACTTTTACCCTTTCTGGAGGAGAAAAGCAAAGAACAGTATTGGCAAGCATCTTGGCAATGAATCCTAAGGCTTTAATTTTAGATGAGCCTACTTCAAGCTTAGATTCTAAAGCTACTAAAGACGTTATTGATAAAATTAAGGACATAATAAAAAGCGATGGAGTAAAATCTAGAAATGAAGAAAGGGTAAAATCTATAATTATTGTAGAGCATAAAGTAACTAAAGTCTTACCTTTTGTTGATAGAATTTTAGTAATGGATAAGGGAAAAATAATATATGATCTAAGAAAAAACGATGCAATACTAATGGCAGAAGAATTAGAAAAAATTGGAATTGAAATGCCAATAAGAAGAAAAGAGAACATTCAAAGAAGAGAAGGAAAAATTGTATTAAATGCAACAATAAAAGTAACTAAAGATACTCATTACTTGGTAAATACGGAAGTTTCATTATCAGAAGGAATAACAGCATTAATGGGAGTAAACGGTAGTGGTAAGAGTACTTTACTTAAAGCTATAGCTGGACTACTTCCTAAAGATCTAAAATTTGAAGGTTCAATTTCTATAGAAAATAAAAATAATATAGAGAAAATGAAAATTGATAAAAGAGGAAAATTAATAGCATATTTACCTCAAGACGTGGATCTCTTATTTATTAAGAGAACTGTAGAAAAAGAATTAGCTTATTCTATGAAATTACGAAATAAAAAAATTAATGAGAGTATTTTGCAAAAATATTTGAATGATTTTTCCTTAACAGAAGTTAAAGATAGAGATCCTCTTCTTCTTTCAATAGGGCAAAAAAGAAGAACTGCATTGGCTATTACAATGATTTCTAACGTGAAAGTTCTGTTGTTAGATGAACCTACTACTGGACAAGATTGGTATCATAGGAAAATGTTAGGAGAAGATTTAAGGAAATTAAAAGGTGTAGCAATACTTGTAGTAACCCACGATCCAAGATTTACTTACTATTATACTGATAACGTTTTACTTATGGATAATGGAAAAATAGTTTACTCTGGAAAACCAGAAGAAGCATTGAAAGTAGCTAGTAAAGAAGAAATAATATCAGAGGAGGAACTAAAAGAAATAGAAGGATGA
- a CDS encoding energy-coupling factor transporter transmembrane component T family protein produces the protein MNLVDVVISWFFVIFGASFPLYLLLVAIGIKGFEQLTHYVEKNTIMHKVNPLTKLIILLLITIVASQSIWWIGFMLGLIGLIFFIPLQRVRLIILFSVTQIFGMTWGFSVFTPPSLLLEIFHKLNVIWTFPSYFQIMGYVPDLTIQALIYGFQVSMRVWGMFIFSMLVLLTTTTSQMINALSKFKVPLGITFAVTIAMISIPRIFETADTAYKIQVMRGEKKIIALFQSIVPTTIFLFKNAKITGISAETRCFMESNSRTELDEIKLSEVDKIIISLAIILTIVDLYFVAIGLIPAIPLHG, from the coding sequence ATGAACTTAGTAGACGTTGTAATTAGTTGGTTTTTTGTCATATTTGGTGCTTCATTTCCTCTGTATCTTCTCCTTGTAGCAATAGGAATAAAAGGATTTGAACAATTAACCCATTATGTAGAGAAAAATACTATAATGCATAAAGTAAATCCTCTAACTAAATTAATTATACTTTTACTAATTACTATCGTAGCATCTCAATCAATATGGTGGATAGGATTTATGCTCGGGTTAATAGGACTTATCTTTTTTATCCCATTGCAAAGAGTAAGGTTGATTATTCTTTTTTCAGTGACGCAAATTTTTGGAATGACATGGGGATTTTCAGTGTTTACTCCACCTTCTCTCTTGTTGGAGATATTTCATAAACTTAATGTTATTTGGACTTTTCCGTCTTATTTTCAAATTATGGGTTACGTACCTGACTTAACTATACAAGCGTTAATTTATGGCTTCCAAGTTTCAATGAGAGTTTGGGGAATGTTTATTTTTTCAATGCTAGTTCTTTTAACAACTACGACATCACAGATGATTAATGCGTTAAGCAAATTCAAAGTTCCATTAGGTATAACTTTTGCTGTAACGATAGCCATGATTTCTATACCAAGAATATTTGAAACAGCGGATACAGCGTATAAAATACAAGTGATGAGAGGAGAGAAAAAGATTATAGCTTTATTTCAATCTATTGTGCCTACAACAATATTTCTATTTAAAAATGCAAAAATAACAGGGATTTCGGCAGAAACAAGATGCTTTATGGAGAGCAATAGTAGAACAGAATTAGACGAAATCAAGCTAAGCGAAGTAGATAAAATAATAATTTCCCTGGCTATAATTCTTACGATAGTAGATTTATATTTTGTAGCTATAGGCTTAATACCAGCTATACCTTTGCATGGATAA
- a CDS encoding ferredoxin family protein — protein MIDLLKRLGLNTYNVDKKSHIEVNTDICLTCKDKPCIVSCPAGTYEADKDGRIIVHYERCLECGGALVICPYHAIKFHFPENGVSYRYG, from the coding sequence ATGATTGATTTACTAAAAAGACTAGGATTGAACACTTATAACGTAGATAAAAAATCTCACATAGAAGTTAATACGGATATTTGCCTAACTTGTAAGGATAAACCATGTATAGTATCATGCCCTGCTGGAACTTATGAAGCAGACAAAGACGGAAGAATAATTGTTCATTATGAAAGATGTCTGGAGTGCGGAGGAGCTTTAGTTATTTGCCCTTATCATGCCATAAAATTCCATTTTCCAGAAAATGGCGTATCATATAGATATGGATAA
- a CDS encoding FAD-dependent oxidoreductase, whose protein sequence is MSYDADLIIVGGGLSGLSAGITAVKEGLNVILLERGDYSGAKNVSGGRMYVHALRKLIPDIENAPLELPISKESFEVHCNNRKLYFSFEEKSDNSYSILRSKFDRWLAQQAENLGLIISYSTLVTNAYREENGIVLDTNRGSLKAPLVIDASGVTSVVFRFLGLRNFSPKKWMLGVKEIIKSKENEEGEAKTVIGAVKGVKGGGFVYTNKDTLSVGMAVIFDSLPKSEVPAKDLVEVFREREGIEGEVLEYSAHAIPYYGYDNLPPIYDKNVIAVGDSAGFLINDGFTIRGMDLAIGSGMIAGISAKRIIESKNYENTEIYYTLLKESFVLKHLQLALNRFKLIEEDRTLSIYPEVICEVLSSMFTVSEERKYLIDEALSRLKEKGISLGQLLIDLWRGVK, encoded by the coding sequence ATGAGCTATGATGCAGATCTTATAATCGTAGGAGGAGGACTTTCAGGGTTATCCGCTGGAATAACTGCAGTTAAAGAAGGCCTTAATGTTATTTTACTAGAAAGAGGAGATTATAGTGGAGCTAAAAATGTATCTGGAGGAAGAATGTATGTTCACGCTTTACGAAAATTAATACCGGATATAGAGAATGCACCTTTAGAACTACCAATAAGCAAAGAAAGTTTTGAAGTACATTGTAATAATAGGAAATTATATTTCTCTTTTGAGGAAAAATCAGATAATAGTTACAGTATACTTAGATCTAAATTTGATAGATGGTTAGCTCAACAAGCTGAAAATTTAGGTCTTATAATTTCTTATTCTACCCTAGTTACTAATGCTTATAGAGAGGAAAATGGAATTGTTCTAGATACAAACAGAGGAAGTTTAAAAGCTCCATTAGTTATAGATGCCTCTGGAGTTACTTCAGTAGTTTTTAGATTCTTAGGGTTAAGAAACTTTTCACCTAAGAAATGGATGCTAGGAGTTAAAGAGATTATAAAATCAAAGGAAAACGAAGAAGGAGAGGCAAAAACGGTAATAGGAGCAGTTAAGGGAGTAAAGGGTGGAGGGTTTGTTTACACAAATAAGGATACGCTTTCTGTTGGAATGGCCGTAATTTTTGATTCTTTACCAAAATCTGAAGTTCCAGCTAAAGATTTAGTAGAAGTTTTTAGAGAAAGAGAAGGAATTGAAGGTGAAGTTCTAGAATACTCAGCCCACGCAATACCATATTATGGTTATGATAATTTACCTCCAATTTACGATAAAAACGTAATAGCAGTTGGAGATTCTGCAGGTTTTTTGATTAATGACGGGTTTACAATAAGAGGGATGGATTTAGCAATAGGTTCTGGAATGATTGCTGGCATATCAGCTAAGAGGATAATTGAAAGTAAAAATTATGAAAACACAGAAATATATTATACTCTATTAAAAGAGAGTTTTGTATTAAAACATTTACAGTTAGCCTTAAATAGATTTAAATTAATTGAGGAAGATAGAACGCTTTCAATTTACCCTGAGGTTATATGCGAAGTTTTATCGTCAATGTTTACCGTAAGTGAAGAGAGGAAGTACTTAATTGATGAAGCTTTAAGTAGACTAAAGGAAAAAGGAATATCATTAGGTCAATTACTTATTGATCTATGGAGAGGTGTGAAGTAA
- a CDS encoding PadR family transcriptional regulator, which yields MFSYSPKGRLKMIVLWLLSESPKKGIEIIDDISKMTWGMWRPSPSSIYPILASLEEEKMIEKTPDGKYKLTDKGIEEISDYLPPRYKGTIDTAVEELESLVDFFEDIGKESLIPYKDRISTSINRLQKLIE from the coding sequence ATGTTTAGTTATTCACCAAAAGGAAGATTAAAGATGATAGTTTTATGGTTACTCAGCGAATCTCCAAAGAAAGGAATAGAGATAATTGATGATATATCAAAAATGACCTGGGGAATGTGGAGACCATCTCCAAGTTCAATTTATCCAATCTTAGCTTCATTAGAAGAAGAAAAAATGATAGAAAAAACTCCGGACGGAAAATACAAATTAACAGATAAAGGAATTGAAGAAATAAGTGATTATCTTCCACCTAGATATAAAGGAACAATAGATACAGCAGTAGAAGAATTAGAGAGCTTAGTAGACTTTTTTGAAGACATAGGAAAAGAAAGCCTAATTCCTTACAAAGATAGAATATCTACATCTATAAATAGATTACAAAAATTAATTGAATAA
- a CDS encoding ATP-binding cassette domain-containing protein has product MIAIKAINLTKKYGNFTAVDHVNFEVEKGEIFGFLGPNGAGKSTTIKMLTTSLKPTEGTALVNGYDIVKQPSLVRQSIGVVPQEYTADEDLTGWENMMFMAGVFGIPKKIAEERAKELLEMVDLTQAEKRKVSGYSGGMRRRLEIAMSLIGRPAILFLDEPTLGLDAQTRNAIWTYVMKLKEEYDMTIFLTTHYLEEADMYCDKIAIIDKGHILKIGSPKELKESLGGDVVLLETDNPEQAIKIISDIEGVVQVNQINSEIKAKVKNGEEIAPKIMEVLVKNKIKVTKISITQPTMDEVYMEYTGKSLREEQASSAEMMSMMRTMRRARS; this is encoded by the coding sequence ATGATAGCAATAAAAGCAATTAACCTCACTAAAAAGTATGGTAATTTTACAGCAGTAGATCACGTGAATTTTGAAGTAGAAAAAGGAGAAATATTCGGTTTTTTAGGACCTAATGGTGCAGGAAAATCAACCACAATAAAAATGTTGACTACATCGTTAAAACCTACAGAAGGAACAGCATTAGTTAATGGTTACGATATTGTAAAACAACCCTCATTAGTTAGACAATCTATAGGAGTAGTACCTCAAGAATACACAGCAGACGAAGATCTGACAGGATGGGAAAACATGATGTTTATGGCAGGAGTATTTGGAATACCTAAGAAAATAGCAGAAGAAAGAGCTAAAGAGCTTCTAGAAATGGTAGACTTAACGCAGGCTGAAAAAAGAAAAGTTTCAGGCTATTCAGGCGGAATGAGAAGAAGATTAGAAATTGCAATGTCATTGATAGGAAGACCAGCAATACTATTTTTAGATGAGCCAACATTAGGCTTAGATGCTCAAACGAGAAACGCTATTTGGACTTATGTAATGAAATTAAAGGAAGAATATGATATGACAATATTCCTTACTACGCATTACTTAGAAGAAGCAGATATGTACTGCGATAAAATTGCAATAATTGACAAAGGACATATACTGAAAATCGGAAGTCCAAAAGAATTAAAAGAAAGCCTAGGAGGAGACGTAGTTTTATTAGAAACAGACAATCCAGAACAAGCAATAAAAATCATATCAGATATAGAAGGTGTTGTTCAAGTAAATCAAATAAATTCTGAAATAAAAGCAAAAGTTAAAAACGGAGAAGAAATAGCTCCAAAAATTATGGAGGTATTAGTAAAAAATAAAATAAAAGTAACTAAAATCTCTATAACTCAGCCAACAATGGACGAAGTTTACATGGAATACACAGGTAAAAGCTTAAGAGAAGAACAAGCAAGTTCTGCAGAAATGATGAGCATGATGAGAACTATGAGGAGGGCGAGATCATGA
- a CDS encoding ABC transporter permease, with product MLHGFWTLTNRELKKWYKAPVILLLSLIQPIFWIILFGKSMNLGKIFTSTSISIPGVDIPKAVIDQIGTEILKATFGTSNYFSFLAAGMLSFIVLFTSMQSGMSIVWDRRLGFLDRLLTTPIPRGSIVMSKVMSSVIRSLVQASIVLAVATLMGMTFASNISVISFLLAYAALFLMSLGLSALFIMLAIRATSWESQMAIMNLLNLPLLFTSNAFYPISEMPSWLKPVAEVNPLTYSNEAIRSLLLGIPSNLAIDFGYLVAFAVILSAIGMILSWKYLSQ from the coding sequence ATGTTACATGGATTCTGGACATTAACTAATAGAGAATTGAAAAAATGGTATAAGGCACCAGTAATTTTACTCCTTTCATTAATACAACCAATATTCTGGATAATATTATTTGGAAAATCTATGAACCTTGGAAAAATATTTACTTCTACTTCAATATCAATACCCGGCGTTGATATACCTAAAGCTGTAATTGATCAAATAGGAACAGAAATATTAAAGGCTACATTTGGAACATCAAATTACTTCTCATTCCTAGCTGCTGGAATGCTATCTTTCATTGTACTATTTACCTCAATGCAGAGCGGAATGTCAATAGTATGGGATAGAAGATTAGGATTCCTAGATAGATTATTAACCACCCCGATACCTAGAGGAAGCATAGTAATGAGCAAAGTAATGTCATCAGTTATAAGATCATTAGTTCAAGCGTCCATAGTTTTAGCAGTGGCAACATTAATGGGAATGACATTTGCTTCAAACATTAGCGTTATATCATTCTTGCTAGCTTATGCAGCATTATTCCTAATGTCATTAGGACTTTCAGCCTTATTCATTATGTTAGCTATAAGAGCAACAAGTTGGGAATCTCAAATGGCTATAATGAATTTACTTAACTTGCCTTTGCTGTTTACTAGTAATGCATTTTATCCAATAAGCGAAATGCCATCTTGGTTAAAACCAGTAGCAGAAGTAAATCCATTAACTTATAGTAACGAAGCAATAAGAAGCTTACTCCTAGGAATACCTAGTAACTTAGCAATAGACTTCGGATACCTAGTAGCGTTTGCAGTAATATTATCAGCTATAGGAATGATATTATCTTGGAAATATCTATCCCAATAA
- a CDS encoding SPFH domain-containing protein gives MSFRGQVISTELENGASLMTIDTIVFRYPKENITSKSMFVVQPNERCIVIIQGQVAGDLPPGTHNIQSPNNAISQFLSRFRYSQLPYDTVVYFVSTTRHEVRVAGVSQTDDLVPLEYEVATYYRVQNPSLLISNIQFQSQYFKDGDLSAYISPVVDQEVSSILNRVKIVDVFKRFSDITTAVAAALKQFLSEIGIELISVRITKLFPQDPELRRILQLIDLGINSNDAIRLGLARILAEKSDPASVNMALGIPYYPALSAITIGYPFFFPQGRSGPAEAGTQLNLPTLLQQVFGQSSNQPAPAQTTAQPRPAGEPHQ, from the coding sequence ATGTCATTCAGAGGTCAAGTTATTTCAACAGAATTAGAAAATGGAGCTTCTTTAATGACTATAGATACTATAGTTTTTAGATATCCTAAAGAAAATATTACATCTAAATCAATGTTTGTAGTACAACCTAACGAAAGATGCATAGTTATTATTCAAGGACAAGTAGCTGGAGATTTACCACCAGGAACTCATAATATTCAATCGCCTAATAATGCAATTTCTCAGTTCCTTTCTAGATTTAGATATAGTCAATTACCGTATGATACAGTAGTATATTTTGTTTCAACAACAAGGCATGAGGTTAGAGTTGCAGGAGTAAGTCAAACTGATGATTTAGTTCCTTTAGAATACGAAGTAGCTACTTATTATAGAGTTCAAAATCCTAGCTTACTAATTTCTAATATTCAATTTCAATCTCAATACTTTAAAGATGGCGATCTATCTGCCTATATTTCTCCAGTTGTAGATCAAGAAGTTAGTTCAATCCTAAATAGAGTAAAAATAGTAGATGTGTTTAAGAGATTTTCAGATATTACAACTGCAGTAGCAGCTGCGTTAAAACAATTCTTATCTGAAATAGGAATAGAGCTAATCTCAGTTAGAATTACTAAATTATTCCCACAAGATCCAGAATTAAGGAGAATATTACAATTGATCGATTTAGGAATTAACAGCAATGATGCAATAAGATTAGGTTTAGCCAGAATATTAGCTGAAAAGAGCGATCCTGCAAGCGTAAATATGGCTCTTGGAATACCATATTATCCAGCTTTATCAGCAATAACAATAGGATATCCATTCTTCTTCCCACAGGGCAGAAGTGGACCAGCAGAAGCTGGTACACAGCTTAATTTACCTACATTGTTACAGCAAGTCTTTGGGCAGTCCAGCAATCAACCAGCTCCAGCGCAGACTACAGCGCAACCTAGACCAGCTGGTGAACCACATCAATGA
- a CDS encoding helix-turn-helix transcriptional regulator yields the protein MKLLLLLLVIPLLSFAVHSSSITVYYNGSVIAYANKGEFYLVGNNITDLIVIGGNYSRENNTLYLSNYSEIKYHAIFPTGVIKIYEPYNFTLSVLLPPNSDISYVSPAPLSFAEENGFLNFTFYSSNALILYSLPSSSTSSISNLDHENGFNFLLLITISGLVVTNSVLGYVLYLFRKIKKEDKEKEEEGESKEVVESTLNDRDLLVLNAINSGATTLSEIIKVTKLPKTTAYRRVKKLVSLGYIQEVRKNGKIYYQVIKKD from the coding sequence ATGAAGCTTCTGTTGCTTTTGCTTGTGATTCCACTGCTCTCTTTTGCTGTTCACTCTTCTTCCATCACAGTTTACTACAATGGTTCAGTTATTGCTTATGCAAATAAGGGAGAATTCTATTTAGTTGGAAATAATATAACAGATCTTATTGTGATTGGAGGAAATTATTCTAGGGAAAATAATACTCTTTATCTTTCCAATTATTCTGAAATAAAGTATCATGCTATTTTTCCAACGGGTGTAATCAAAATTTATGAGCCTTACAATTTTACTTTAAGTGTATTGCTTCCTCCTAACTCAGATATAAGCTACGTTAGTCCTGCACCTCTAAGTTTTGCTGAGGAAAATGGTTTTCTAAATTTTACTTTCTATTCTTCTAATGCTTTAATACTATATTCTTTGCCTTCTTCGTCTACTTCATCTATATCTAATCTAGATCATGAAAATGGATTTAACTTTCTTCTCTTAATTACAATTTCAGGATTAGTAGTAACTAATTCTGTTTTAGGATATGTTTTATATTTATTTAGAAAAATTAAGAAAGAGGATAAGGAAAAAGAAGAAGAAGGAGAATCTAAAGAGGTAGTAGAAAGTACTTTAAATGATAGAGATTTACTAGTTTTAAATGCAATAAATTCTGGTGCAACTACTTTATCTGAAATTATCAAAGTAACTAAATTGCCAAAAACAACTGCTTACAGAAGGGTGAAAAAATTGGTTTCTCTAGGTTATATTCAAGAAGTCAGAAAGAATGGAAAAATTTACTATCAAGTTATTAAAAAGGATTAA
- a CDS encoding 4Fe-4S binding protein has product MNEYKIKFSDFRIKFLDKLISDFIWVYIVLLAFLLPFFTIPLTIITLVIVGFIFQNLYNTLKKSLYTKISLELLSYIGTIFVWYFFKLYFSISSPYYYLILSIPIGLSIYEILIKIDNKITSKKLTSKNSVFDEKNMMKLNYLSNSKIAFSLLLLGFIIAWFSSGVLDFITGYLSLSSIFSLGYFSPDNPLMIFFDFISAFATVTSSVWFMITMGIWLGVLAIFRLIEVKNTENKIRIFLMIFAYAFYSTWLPSFSPLANKVQYIPYMWFNGLGTYGPVLSSYLLDGIIGTFIVTAILSLLFGGRQICSVTCTAPFMLQGTFQDSLKKYNRMSKMGRKTLTSKLASWYKVIMIITWSSLIIFGIISFLNSKGITNITFFGNDPTVFYVMLYFNFIWYFQFFLMPFVGNYACVNHGVCAWGSYNQLFGYLGFFKLKAVDPKQCLSCKTVDCANACPVGLTDMRSSFIKRGEFKSFKCVGVGDCVEACPHNNILFYDVRNAIKEKLKK; this is encoded by the coding sequence ATGAACGAATATAAAATAAAATTTTCAGATTTCAGAATAAAATTTTTAGATAAATTAATTTCAGATTTCATTTGGGTTTATATAGTGTTATTAGCTTTTCTGTTACCTTTTTTCACTATTCCTTTGACTATAATAACTTTAGTTATAGTGGGATTTATATTTCAAAATTTATATAATACGTTAAAGAAATCTCTATATACAAAAATATCTTTGGAGTTACTTAGTTATATTGGAACCATATTTGTATGGTATTTCTTCAAATTGTATTTCTCTATTAGTTCACCTTATTATTACTTGATATTGTCAATACCAATAGGACTATCTATTTACGAGATTTTAATAAAAATAGATAATAAAATTACTAGTAAAAAATTAACTAGTAAAAATAGCGTATTTGATGAGAAAAATATGATGAAATTGAATTATCTTTCGAATTCTAAAATAGCGTTCTCTTTATTGTTATTAGGATTTATAATAGCCTGGTTTTCCTCTGGTGTCCTTGATTTTATAACAGGCTATCTTTCTTTAAGCTCAATATTCTCTTTGGGGTATTTTAGTCCCGATAATCCTTTAATGATATTTTTTGATTTTATATCTGCTTTTGCTACAGTCACTTCTAGTGTATGGTTCATGATAACTATGGGAATTTGGCTAGGAGTTTTAGCAATTTTTAGACTTATAGAGGTTAAAAATACTGAGAATAAAATTAGAATATTTCTAATGATTTTTGCTTATGCTTTCTATAGTACGTGGCTTCCATCATTTTCTCCTTTGGCTAATAAAGTTCAATATATTCCTTACATGTGGTTTAATGGATTAGGGACTTATGGACCTGTTCTCTCATCTTATCTGTTAGATGGAATAATTGGAACTTTTATAGTCACTGCTATTCTATCTTTACTTTTTGGAGGTAGGCAGATATGCTCTGTAACGTGTACTGCTCCATTCATGCTTCAAGGTACTTTTCAAGATTCATTAAAAAAATATAATAGAATGTCAAAAATGGGAAGGAAGACTTTAACGTCTAAATTGGCATCTTGGTATAAAGTCATAATGATAATAACTTGGAGTTCACTAATAATATTTGGAATAATTTCATTTTTAAATAGTAAAGGAATAACAAATATAACATTCTTTGGTAATGATCCAACAGTATTTTATGTCATGCTATATTTTAATTTCATCTGGTATTTTCAGTTTTTCTTAATGCCATTTGTAGGGAATTACGCTTGTGTTAATCATGGAGTATGTGCTTGGGGTAGTTATAATCAGTTATTTGGTTATCTTGGTTTCTTTAAATTAAAGGCAGTAGATCCAAAACAATGCTTAAGTTGCAAAACAGTAGATTGTGCTAACGCTTGTCCTGTAGGGTTAACTGACATGAGATCAAGCTTTATAAAGAGAGGAGAATTTAAGTCTTTCAAATGTGTTGGTGTGGGAGACTGCGTTGAAGCATGCCCTCATAATAATATTTTGTTTTATGATGTAAGAAATGCAATTAAGGAAAAACTAAAGAAATGA